From Acidothermus cellulolyticus 11B, a single genomic window includes:
- a CDS encoding SDR family NAD(P)-dependent oxidoreductase translates to MNRLSARGVIVTGSSGMAADAVLRFTEEGARVFVIGKVADECRALNVPYALADLSNEDEAVAAFDAARRVLGRVDAVYGAAGGSGRAMGDGPLHSVPLDGWKASFDLNVTTAFLTAREAVRLMLDQPRDDDGSRGSVVLLASVLAWSPAPAFFATHAYASAKAAIVGLVRSAASYYAGTGVRINALAPGLVRTPMSARAASDASTMAFIARKQALTGGILAARHVTELAVELCSARTTALTGQLIAVDGGWSVLDGAAALSEESVVARRLSEPSCHDLRDRHGERSS, encoded by the coding sequence ATGAATCGACTTTCCGCTCGTGGAGTTATAGTGACGGGTTCTAGTGGCATGGCTGCGGACGCCGTGCTACGGTTCACGGAGGAAGGTGCACGCGTCTTCGTTATTGGTAAGGTCGCGGACGAATGTAGGGCATTGAATGTGCCATATGCTCTGGCCGACCTGTCCAACGAAGATGAGGCAGTTGCTGCTTTTGATGCCGCGCGCCGCGTATTGGGACGTGTTGATGCCGTGTATGGAGCAGCAGGGGGAAGTGGACGCGCCATGGGTGATGGCCCTCTTCACTCGGTTCCGTTGGATGGCTGGAAGGCGTCTTTTGATCTTAATGTGACGACTGCGTTCCTGACGGCGCGCGAAGCAGTGCGCCTAATGTTGGATCAACCGCGTGACGACGATGGATCCCGAGGCTCAGTTGTGCTATTGGCGAGTGTCCTCGCCTGGTCGCCTGCACCAGCATTTTTTGCAACACATGCGTATGCATCCGCGAAGGCAGCTATTGTCGGGCTGGTCCGGTCGGCGGCCAGCTATTATGCAGGTACGGGTGTGCGAATAAATGCTCTTGCTCCAGGACTGGTGCGCACGCCGATGTCTGCAAGAGCGGCGAGCGATGCGTCGACGATGGCTTTTATTGCGCGAAAGCAGGCTCTTACGGGAGGGATCCTGGCGGCCCGGCATGTAACGGAGCTTGCCGTCGAACTGTGTAGTGCCCGGACGACAGCTTTGACCGGCCAACTGATCGCTGTTGATGGAGGTTGGTCTGTTCTGGATGGAGCCGCAGCTTTGTCCGAGGAGTCAGTTGTTGCGCGGAGGCTCTCAGAACCTAGCTGTCATGATCTAAGAGACCGTCATGGAGAGAGGAGCTCATAG
- a CDS encoding phosphotriesterase family protein: protein MTSTQARESDSGMPVQGNALVRTILGDISSTELGVCLSHEHVIIDGGVPKIINPEIALQSVEAAVTELEECKKAGVQSLIDAMPADAGRNIAKLAEVARRTGIHIVSCTGLHHKRYYGERHWGELLAAEELAELFVQDITEGIDYFDLCGPVVRRSPHRAGCIKVAGSKNGLTHRDRRIFLAASIAAARTGAPIMTHCEAGTGGLEHIDTFRDLGVPLHRVILSHTDKMPDPVYHAEMLSAGVNLVYDQGLRTPDQTLSLLQRMVESGYYSQILLGTDAARRSLWTALGGTPGIAEIRRSFKIALEMNVGSEIAHALWVTNPARVFSLEGIR from the coding sequence GTGACGTCGACGCAAGCAAGAGAGTCTGACTCCGGCATGCCTGTGCAGGGAAATGCGCTGGTCCGGACGATACTCGGCGATATCAGCTCGACAGAACTGGGCGTATGCTTGTCCCATGAGCATGTCATTATTGACGGCGGCGTGCCGAAAATCATCAATCCAGAGATCGCATTACAAAGCGTCGAAGCAGCTGTCACGGAGTTAGAGGAATGCAAAAAAGCCGGAGTTCAATCATTGATCGACGCGATGCCAGCGGATGCCGGTCGCAATATTGCCAAGCTGGCTGAGGTTGCGCGGCGAACGGGAATCCACATTGTCTCATGTACTGGGCTACATCATAAACGTTACTATGGGGAACGTCATTGGGGAGAATTACTGGCAGCCGAGGAATTAGCTGAGTTGTTTGTCCAGGATATCACCGAAGGCATTGACTATTTCGATCTTTGCGGTCCCGTAGTGCGGCGGTCACCGCATCGTGCTGGATGCATTAAGGTAGCAGGCAGCAAAAACGGACTGACGCACCGAGACCGACGCATCTTCTTGGCTGCATCTATTGCGGCCGCCAGAACGGGCGCACCTATCATGACTCACTGCGAAGCAGGAACGGGTGGACTAGAACACATTGACACTTTCCGTGACCTGGGTGTGCCGCTGCATCGCGTCATTCTCTCGCATACTGACAAGATGCCAGATCCGGTATATCATGCAGAAATGCTGAGCGCCGGCGTCAATCTTGTCTACGACCAAGGTCTTCGTACACCAGATCAGACTCTTTCTCTCCTGCAAAGAATGGTTGAGTCTGGCTATTACTCGCAAATTCTTCTAGGTACGGACGCTGCGCGACGTTCTTTGTGGACTGCGCTTGGAGGAACGCCGGGCATTGCAGAAATCCGCCGTTCTTTCAAGATTGCGCTCGAGATGAATGTTGGTTCCGAGATCGCTCATGCGCTCTGGGTTACCAATCCGGCTCGGGTGTTCAGTCTCGAGGGAATCCGATGA